TGCGCACTAACGGTGTTAGCATAAAACTTAATAGCAAAGCTAAGACCAGGGGTAAAAATATGACTCGAGCGAAGTATAGCGTATAAAAAAAGGCAAGTAAGAAAATCCCGGCAAGAAATAATGATTGTATATCGATGGGCATCCGCGGAGGCTTGCTTACCTTTGGTATGTCAGACTGAGAACTTTTTTTCATCGGAATTAATAACAGGGGAGCCGTTCCCCATGTAAAAACCCTCCTTTATATAGGGATTATTATAGAATTTAGTATTCAAAAAGATATACGTAGTTCCCCTAAATGAAATACCATAATAACCCGATTGAATGACAGTGTGCTTTTTGATATATATGTTTTGGACGACAAGATTAAGGAAGTTCCGAGGAGAAAAAATGAGAATTAAAAAAATAATCTTAGCTTCTATAGTAAGTTTGCTACTTGTTATGAGTTATGGTTGTGGATTCCTGGTGGGAGCGGCAGCCGGCGGTGCGGGTGGGTACATCTTAAGGGATCAGGGTTATAAAGTTCAGTCTCCGGTCGAGGACGTACAATCCCCGGTCAAGAAGGAAGGAGGAGAATAATGGTGAAAAAGTTTTTTATATTTTGCACATTGCTTATAACATTTTTTATCTTGGCTTCCGGTGTCAGGGCAGAAAACTGGGTTAATGTAGCAACGGCAAAGGATGACAGTGTAAAAGCCTACGTGGATGAAGACAGCATTACCGTGGAAGGGAATAAAAGGAAATTTTGGATGTATCACGATTTTAAGGGTGCACAGTCGGCGGACGGAAAACCCATAGAAAAAGCCTACGGCCATAGCGTCGTTAACTGCGAAGCCAAGACAATCGGTTATATGGAGACAATTATCGAATGGGCTGACGGTAGCAAGAAAAAGAGCAGGGAAAAACTCCAAGAAGAGCCGGTAAAACCGGGAAGCATTGATGCCGCTATCTTGAATTACG
The Thermodesulfobacteriota bacterium DNA segment above includes these coding regions:
- a CDS encoding surface-adhesin E family protein — protein: MVKKFFIFCTLLITFFILASGVRAENWVNVATAKDDSVKAYVDEDSITVEGNKRKFWMYHDFKGAQSADGKPIEKAYGHSVVNCEAKTIGYMETIIEWADGSKKKSREKLQEEPVKPGSIDAAILNYVCQYKKQG